Within the Gracilinema caldarium DSM 7334 genome, the region ATCCTGGTGTAAGGCCCTTATAGGGTTACGAAAAAAAGAACCGGCCCTGCAGACCGGTTCCATCGAATTACTAAGCTCTTGTATTGATGATGAGGTGCTCGCTTATCGCAGATATGAAGGTGAAAAAGAAAGCTAGTCCAATCGGCTACGACACCCGCCTGGCTCCCTGGGAAGTGACAGTGTACAAATAAGCTGCTAGCTGAGGACCACCCGGCAGTACCGCTTTTTGCCGGCCCGGAGGATAAGTTCATTATCCTTAATTCGATCTAGATTGATGAGATCCGCTACGTCGGTAATCGCTTCCAGGTCTGCCCCGGAGCCATGGGGCAGACCTGCCGACACAAAAGCACCGCCCTGCTGGACGAGCCGCCGGGCCTCGCTTTTCGTCGGGGCCAGGCCGGCATCAAAAAAGAGGTCCACCACCGGGTAGCCTGCCTCGAATTTTGCCCGGGGTAGTTCTACACTGGGCATGGCACTTTTATCGCCGCCGCCGCCAAAGGCGGCCCGGGCTCCAGCGAGGGCCTTATCTGCCTCTTCCTTGCCGTGGATCAGGGCGGTAACCTCGTAGGCAAGCCGTTCCTTGGCTTCGTTCGGGTTTTTCCCGGGAGCAACAAGGGAGCGGATTTCCGCTACAGGGAGGAAAGTAAACATTAAGAGGAACCGTTCTATATCCGCATCCTGAACATTCCGCCAGTACTGGAAGAAATCATAGGGACTCGTGATGGCCGGATCCAGGAAGAGAGCACCCTTTTCAGTTTTACCCATCTTCTTGCCATCCGCGGTGGTCACCAGGGGGAAGGTAAGGCCGAAACATTCAGCCCCTTCGACCCGGCGGATCAGCTCGATACCCGCCACAATATTACCCCACTGGTCGTCGCCTCCAATCTGGAGGCGGCAGTCGTGGCGGCGGTACAGCTCGAGAAAGTCATAGCTCTGGAGAAGCTGATAGTTAAACTCAATAAAGGAAAGGCCTGTTTCCATCCGCATCCGGTAGGCTTCGAAACTGAGCATCCGGTTTACCGAAAAATGCCGTCCTATGTCCCGGAGAAAATCGATATAATTAAGGTCCGAAAGCCAGTGCTTGTTATTATCCGTAAGGGCATGTATACCGTCAAAGCCGCCCAGAAAGCGGTTCAGCTGGGCGCTGATCGATTCCGCATTGGCATCGAGCTGTTCATAGGACAGCATTTTTCGCATTTCGGTTTTTCCCGAGGGGTCCCCGATACGAGCTGTACCGCCACCGATAAGTGCTATACCCCGGTGTCCGGCGGCGATCATGTGTTTAAAGGCAAAAAAGGGCACCATATGCCCGATATGCAGACTTGGCCCTGTGGGATCGGTTCCCACATAAAAGGTGATGGGCCCCTCATCCATAACTTTGGAAAGCCCCTCTACATCGGTACATTGCTGAAAAAAGCCCCGTTCTTTTAAGGTTTCAAGTGCTGCATTCATCGGTATCCATCCTGAAAAGGTAGTAAAAACGGCAGATCCCGCCATGTCAGAAAGAGCTACAACCGGGCTCTACCTCACAGAAAAGCAGTATACAGAAAGGACTCCTATGGGGCAAGGGATGGCAGCAATTTCCTGTTAGGGACAGATCCAGGAAAATTCGGGAAAGACTGCGCTGGGAACCGCCTCCCCCCTGCGGTATTCCTTCAGGGGTCCAAAACGACCATTCTGCAGTACATATTGATACACCGCGCCGGTATCGGAATGAATAATCCAGTATTCCCGCACACCAACCTGTTCATAGAGATTCCGTTTTACCCCAAAATCCTTATGGGCCGTTGTTTCCGAAAGGACCTCTGCCACAAAGTCGGGAGCACCATGAATCCCATCTTCATGAATTTTACTGGCATCGCAGAGGGCAAGCACATCGGGCTGCACCACCGTTTCTCCCGTATCGGAGTCATCCATTAAAAATACATCCAAGGGGGCAATAAAGACTTTACAGGGCTTGCCTTCCAGAAAATTTCCTAACTGCCGAGCTAGATTAAGGACCTTGTCCTGATGGGGAACCCGGGGCGCGGGACTCATGGCATAAGCGACACCATCAATGAGTTCCCAGCGTTCATTGAGGGGCCATTTTTTCCAGTCTGCAATGGTAAACTTTTCCCCCTCTTTCAGGGCACTTGTTCCTTGGGTTTCCATAATGACGAACCTCCTCGCAAAGAGATTATTGGAAACTTCTAAAGGGTGCAGTTTTTAGAAGTTTACCATCACCATACCACCATTATACCCCAAAAAAGAGGTATACAAAAGGGGCGCTCAGTCTTTATACAGGGGGCAAAAATTGATGCCCCGCTGGGCAAAAATTCCCCGGCTCGAACCGCAGTGCCCAGCCTCCAGCCGCCGAAGGAAGTCCTCATAGGAACTGCGGGTTCTGCCGTTCCAGGCGGTCTCTGCCAGAGCAAGGAGCCGGGGAAAGAGCATGTATTCAAGCCGCCGGCCATCCCGGATGTATTCGGTCCAGGCGTTAGCCTGTATGCCCAGGAAACGACCGCTTCGGTCCAGGGATGCATTTTCAAGCGCTCTCCCCTGGCCTGCATCTTGTTCCGGTACACCTTCCAGGTACGCTTCTCTTCCCGATGCACTGCACTGGGCCGTTTCCGTTCCCGATACAGACTCAGGGATATCCGGTTCAATTTCCTCAAAGGGGTCGTACTCATAGATGCGGCGGAGGCTCGCGGCATCGGGATTACGGTAGGCAAGCCCAGGGCTTATACTGCGATCATCGGTTTGCACAAAATCTAGGTAATAGGGAAAATAAGGACTGCGGACAAGCCAGCGGCCTTGAGAAAGGGCCTTAGTCGACTGTTCTGGGATCCAGGCCCGCCAGTGAACCACATTGGCCAGGTTCGGGATTGATGAGTCGAGCACCTCATCCCATCCAAAGACTATTTTTCCCTTTTTGCTCAGGTGCTCTGCAATGGTTGCCACAAAATAACCATGCAGATCGATCCAGTCTGTAAGACCCAGCTCTGCTTTTTTTGCAGCGCATTTCGGACAGCTTTCCCACCGGGTGGTGGGCACTTCATCACCGCCGATATGGACATAGGGGCCCGGAAAGAGTTCGCAGACCTCATCCCAGGCTTTCAGGGCAAAATTTAGGGCGGCGGGGTTTCCCATACAGAGTACATCCTCCGAAATGCCCCATTCGGTCCGAACATAATGGGGCCCCGGTGTACAGGCAAACTCCGGGTGTCCTGCCAGGATTGCCTGGACATGGCCGGGCAGGTCCAGTTCGGGAATCACCGTAATTCCCCGATCCCCTGCAAAGGCCACAATATCCCGGACCTCTTCCTGGGTATAATAGCCGTTCCGGTTCGGATCGCCGCCGGGTCTTGTGGAACCGGAACCAGTGGCTTCTGGCAGGGTTACAAGCTCCAGTCGCCAGCCCTGGTCATCGGTAAGGTGCCAGTGAAAGCGGTTCAGCTTATAAAGCCAGGCCATGCTGAGGATTTTTTTAAGTTCAGGAACCGGCACAAAGTGACGGGCAGAATCTATCATGAGCCCCCGCCATGCAAGTGCTGGTCTGTCCACAATGGTACAGACCGGAAGCTTGAAACGCCAGCCGTCCCATCCCAGGTGGAGCAGCTGCATCAGGGTCGCGAAGGCTGCAGCGGCGCTTTCTACCATGGTGTTGCGTCCTGCTGTGCGAGGAATTACCATTTCTATTCCAGAAGGGGAAATTGTAAGCAGATAGGCTCCCCAGACCACTGCTCCAACACCATCCGCGAGCTCTGAACCGTGCATGCGGGCCTGCTCCACCCAGCTTCGTTCATCAACCTGATGAATATGAAGGGCAATCGTAGGAGCGGCATCCCGTCTGAAATTGGCACCCCAGAGGGGAGTTTCGTCATGGGTCTGCTGTTCGAAGTAGGCGAATTCCTCAGCAGAACTTAAGGGACTCAGAACCGTCTCGCCAAAGGCTGTTATAATTTCATCCCGAAGAGCCCGGAGCTGGGGCAGAAAAAACGAATCGCCGTCGAGGGTCAGGGTAGCGGCATACAGCCTGTCTCCGGTTTCCTGGTAAAACGCCGGCTTGGGGATTATTGCCGGCACAGATGCATAGGCAGCCATAGGGACCTCCATCCATAATAAACCGAGATGAGTATTTAAAATTTAAATGCCCTAGGAGCCTGTCGGACTTGTAAGTTTTTAATAATCTCAGTCAAACTGGCCCCTTTGGAAGTTTCCTCTAACAAGGGTGGGAGCAGTGAGGAATCCTCTGGCATTATTTAGAGCTTAAAAAATCTTGACGCTGGGGACTGAAAACATCCAGAGCTTTAAACTCGGTAACTGCTACCACTCCGTGTATAACATTCGGGGCCACATATATTGAATCGCCCCGAGAAATGCGGCGTGTTTCATTCCCCAGGGTGAAATCAGCTTCCCCTTCCAGTACATAGACAATCTGTTCATGGGGATGACTGTGCAGAGCCCCTACCCCTCCGGGGGCAAAATGCATTTCTGAAGCCATGAGATTGCCCCCATAAGCCTTGATTGTACGCTCAGACGTTGCATCAAGCTTAACTGATTTTAAATCCCTCTCAAAAAAGAACATAAGTACCTCCTCTCAAAACACAAAAAGCAGAGCCAGTCCAGAAACGGCAATAAGTGCTCCCAGAACTTCCCGCAGGGTAAGTCGTTCTTTATAAAGTAAGACCGAGGGGAATACGATGAGGATGGGAGTGAGTCCCATTAAGGTGGCGGCAATACCTGCAGGGGCTCGTTGCACAGCGAAAAGTCCCAGGCTTACTCCCAGGAAGGGACCAAAAAAAGCACCGATACTGAGGGACCTCAGGGCTCGACGATTTGCAAGGGCTTGTACCGGTTCCTTTAATCTGCCCAAGATGAGCGCCATAACAATAAAGCCAATAAACCCTGCAATAACCCGGATTTCTGTAGCCCTCAGGGGATCATAGTGGGGGGCTCCGATTTTTGAAAGAATCAGTCCTCCACTTTGCCCCAGGGCACCCAAGAAGGCAAACACGATACCCCGAAGGCGGTGAGGATGGTTCCGCTGATATGCAAGTGGGTGATCATCCTGGGCACTCTGGGAACCCTTCCCAGCTTCAATATGACCTTTCCCTACAATAACCCAGATAATAGCCCCAACTACAACAAACATCCCCAAGATACCAAGGGGACGTATCTGCTCTCCAAGCAATAGGAAACCCAGCAGAGCTGTTATAAGCGGGGAGGAAACAAAAATTATTTGTGCGGTTCGTGCTCCAATATCGATATAGGATTGAAATAAAAAGATATCACCGAAGACAAAACCCACCAGCCCCGACAAAGTGAGCCAAAACCAAACTTGCTCCCCCGCATCCAGAGGAACTGGCTGACCATGCAGCGCCAGATTGATAGTCATAAAAATAAAAAGAGCCACCGCAAGGCGCAAAATATTCAAGGCTAAAGAGCCGATTCGTTTCGCTGCATTCTCAAAGGCAAGGGCTGTGACTGTCCAGCAGAGAGAGGTCCCCAATGCGGCAAACTCCCCGGGATGGTTTGTAAATATAGTGAACATACTTTCTTTGTATCACAATCGATTCCTCTGGTGCAAGGCCTATTTTTTAAATTGCTTTAGATATTCCCCTAACCCAGCTGCTTCCAGTTCCGATTTGGGAATAAAACGAAGAGAAGCAGAATTCATGCAATACCTGAGACCTGTTGGCTCTGGGCCATCGGTAAATACATGACCCAGGTGGGCTCCGGAAGATTTGGATCGAACTTCCACCCGGTGCATACCAAAGGAAGTATCTTCTATAAATACAAGAGCATTTTTATCCAAAGGTTCCCAGAAGCTTGGCCATCCCGTACCGGAATCGTATTTCGAGTTTGATGAAAAGAGGGGTGTTCTATCAATTACATCAACATAAATGCCTTCCTCATGATTATTCCAGTATGCATTGGCAAAGGGCCTCTCGGTTCCACCTTGAACAGCCACCGCATATTGTTCAGGGCTCAGGGTCTTCCGTAACACTTCGTCCGGCACTACACAAATATTTGCTTCGTCAGCTTTTTTTTGTATCATACAGGCCTCCTTCTCCTTAACAGCCATTCCGACAGCCATTTCTGCAGCCGTTTCGTGAGCCACGCAAGAACTGATTACAACACCAGCAATAATAATCACTATTATTTTCATAAAACTAATATACTATATACCTTACTATTTTAAAAATATTCATCTACAATCAGACCTAAACATTCGTATAGTACCCCTTGCAAAATTCTGCGTACAGGCCCATACTACATGCATGCGACCATTCCACGTTGTAGCGCCCTATGAGCCCGCAGGAGATCAGCCAAAGGCTATTCAGACTCTGGCCCAGGGGGTTTTAGCCGGGGACCAGTACCAGACCCTGAAGGGAGTTACCGGTTCTGGTAAAACCTTTACGATGGCAAAAATTATCGAACAGGTTCAAAAACCGACCCTGGTCATCAGCCATAACAAAACCCTGGCGGCCCAATTATATCGGGAATTTAAGGGGTTTTTCCCCCATAACGCGGTCGAATATTTTGTATCCTACTACGATTACTATCAGCCCGAAGCCTATGTGGCAAGCCGGGACCTCTATATAGAAAAGGATGCTTCAATAAACGATGAGATTGAACGGATGCGGCTTTCGGCTACCCGAAGTCTCATGGAACGGCAGGACGTGATTATCGTGGCCACCGTATCCTGCATTTACGGCCTTGCTACCCCCGAAGTGTACCGAAAAATGACCGCCACGGTAGCGGTAGGAGAAACCATCGATACCAATGCCCTCATGCGGCGCTTTGTAGAACTGCAATATGAACGGAACGATGCGGTGCTGGATCGGGGCCGCTTCCGCCGAAGGGGGGATACCCTGGAAATCTACCCCGCATATCTGGAAGAAGCCTACCGGATCGAGCTCGACTGGGACATGGTGAGCCGGATCCGCCGCTTCGATCCCATTTCCGGCCAGGTGCTGGAAGAACTGGACCGGGCACTCATCTATCCGGCCAAGCAGTTTGTCATGCCCCAGGATATGATTGACCGGGCCCTGGAAAAAATTAAAGCTGAACTGGCAGAGCGCTATGAGTTTTTGCAAAGCACAGGCAAACTCCTGGAAGCAGAACGGCTCAAAACCCGGGTAGAATACGATATTGAGATGCTCACCGAAATGGGCTACTGCCCGGGGATAGAAAACTATTCAGCCCCCCTGGCAGGCCGGGGCCCCGGCGAACCACCGGATACGCTTATCGATTATTTTCCCAAGGACCATCTTACCTTTATCGATGAAAGTCATGTAACCCTGCCACAGATCGGGGCAATGTATGCCGGCGACCGGTCCCGTAAACAGAGCCTTGTGGACTACGGTTTCCGCCTGCCTTCCGCCCTGGATAACCGGCCCCTCCGGTACGATGAATTTGTGGAGCGCCTTGGGGCTACCATCTTTGTCTCCGCAACACCGGGACCCACCGAACTGGAACAATCGACCCAAGTGGTAGAACAGGTAATACGACCCACAGGATTACTGGATCCGGAAATCGAAGTGCGGCCCAGCGATGGCCAGATGGAAGACATTTATGCCGAAATCCGTCAGCGTATCAGTAACGGCGAACGGTCCCTGGTCTTAACCTTAACCAAGAAGATGGCCGAGGATTTAACAGACTACCTGAGCGGCCTGGGGCTCCGGGTCCGGTATATTCACAGCGAAGTAGAAACCATCGAAAGGGTGGAAATACTCACCCAGTTGCGGCAGGGGGACTTTGATGTCCTGGTGGGCATCAACCTCCTTCGGGAAGGGATTGACCTGCCTGAGGTTTCCTTTATTGCCATCCTGGACGCGGATAAAATTGGCTTTCTCAGGTCTGTTACCAGCCTCATTCAGATTATTGGCCGGGCAGCACGGAACGCAGCGGGAAAGGTCATTATGTATGCGGACCGGATGAGCGACGCTATGAAAGCGGCCATCGCAGAAACCGAACGGCGGCGAAGCATTCAAATGGCCTACAACGAAGCCCACGGCATTACCCCCGCCACCGTAAAGAAGGCTATTGCGGATATTCTCGTGCGGCACCAGGAAGAAGAAAAGGCTGCGGCGGTTACCTCGGTGGAAGTTCTGAAAAAATCCTACAATATACTCATCCCTGCCCAACGGCAGCAGTTAATGAAAGCCCTGGAAGCAGAGATGCTGGAACACGCGAAACGGCTTGAATTTGAACAGGCCGCGGCAATTCGGGATGAGATTTCACGGATTAAGAATTTGTCCCAGGGGGAAACACGGGGTCGTCAGGAAGCTGAATCGTAAAGATGGTACCCTGTTCAGGGTTGCTTACATAACTAATGCGGCCCCCCAGATAGTCCTCAACAAAAAGACGGGCCGCATAGGTACCCCAGCCCCTTCCCTTTGCTTTCGTTGAATAGGCGCGCTTAAAGATATTTGCCTGGACTTCTTCGCTGATAACTGCGGGATTTTTTATTTGAATGATCACCGCATCAGACTTAGGAAAACAGCGCAGTTCAACCACATCCCCCGTCTTACAGGCTTCGATGGCATTTTTAACAAGGTTAGACACAACCCGTTTTAAGAGGACCTCATCACTGATGATTTTTTTCTCCCCACAGGGAGTTATCACAACCTGAATTCCCCGTTCTTCCGCCATGTAATTATAGAGGGTCCCCACTTTTTGCAACAAAGAACTGACCGATACAACCGATGCATTCACAGATAAACTGCCATGTTCCGCATCCCAAATGCTCCGGTGGGTCTGAATTTCTTCAGTAAGCTGTTCCGCCGCAATCTTAGCCAGATCCAGGTATTCCCGGACACCACTTTCTTTATCATCGATGAGGTATAACACCGACTGTATCGATGATGCGGTATTTAAAATATCATGCAGAAAAATACGCTCAAAGGTGTCCCGCCGCTGTTCCGCAGAAATATCAATCAGAGCCGCAAGAATAAAGACCTGGTTATGGGTAATAAAGGGCTTGGTCCAGACCAATAGGTCCAGCTGGTCATGGTGCTGAGAACGGGTACGGTCAATCTGGCACTGCTGAAGGTCTATGGCTCCGGAAAGGGCACTGGCTATTCCCTGAGCAGCACCGCAGAAACGGCAGAATTTTGCCGTACCACAACCGCCCGCTGTTTCACGAGCGTGAATACACCCAAAGGCTTCGCCAGGTCTCAATCCAAAGGGATCTCCATGTGGATCTGCTAAAAAAGATTTTGCCTTGGCATTGATGTACACAATCTGGCGATGAACATTAAAAACCATCACTGCAACAGGGAATTCGTACAACAAATCCAAGCCACGGTAGTCTGCAACCCAGTGTTTTTGTTCTTCCAGCTCTGCCCCTGAAACCCGTTCGAAATCCCTGAATGGCAATACAATCGCCTCAGCTTCTAACATGCTATTCACTCCCTATGTGCCTGTAGCAATCTGAATGCTGGCCATCAACTTTTGAGAAAACGCTCCATCATCAAGAGTTCCATTAAGGTACTCAGTG harbors:
- the tyrS gene encoding tyrosine--tRNA ligase; the protein is MNAALETLKERGFFQQCTDVEGLSKVMDEGPITFYVGTDPTGPSLHIGHMVPFFAFKHMIAAGHRGIALIGGGTARIGDPSGKTEMRKMLSYEQLDANAESISAQLNRFLGGFDGIHALTDNNKHWLSDLNYIDFLRDIGRHFSVNRMLSFEAYRMRMETGLSFIEFNYQLLQSYDFLELYRRHDCRLQIGGDDQWGNIVAGIELIRRVEGAECFGLTFPLVTTADGKKMGKTEKGALFLDPAITSPYDFFQYWRNVQDADIERFLLMFTFLPVAEIRSLVAPGKNPNEAKERLAYEVTALIHGKEEADKALAGARAAFGGGGDKSAMPSVELPRAKFEAGYPVVDLFFDAGLAPTKSEARRLVQQGGAFVSAGLPHGSGADLEAITDVADLINLDRIKDNELILRAGKKRYCRVVLS
- a CDS encoding Uma2 family endonuclease → METQGTSALKEGEKFTIADWKKWPLNERWELIDGVAYAMSPAPRVPHQDKVLNLARQLGNFLEGKPCKVFIAPLDVFLMDDSDTGETVVQPDVLALCDASKIHEDGIHGAPDFVAEVLSETTAHKDFGVKRNLYEQVGVREYWIIHSDTGAVYQYVLQNGRFGPLKEYRRGEAVPSAVFPEFSWICP
- a CDS encoding beta-N-acetylhexosaminidase yields the protein MAAYASVPAIIPKPAFYQETGDRLYAATLTLDGDSFFLPQLRALRDEIITAFGETVLSPLSSAEEFAYFEQQTHDETPLWGANFRRDAAPTIALHIHQVDERSWVEQARMHGSELADGVGAVVWGAYLLTISPSGIEMVIPRTAGRNTMVESAAAAFATLMQLLHLGWDGWRFKLPVCTIVDRPALAWRGLMIDSARHFVPVPELKKILSMAWLYKLNRFHWHLTDDQGWRLELVTLPEATGSGSTRPGGDPNRNGYYTQEEVRDIVAFAGDRGITVIPELDLPGHVQAILAGHPEFACTPGPHYVRTEWGISEDVLCMGNPAALNFALKAWDEVCELFPGPYVHIGGDEVPTTRWESCPKCAAKKAELGLTDWIDLHGYFVATIAEHLSKKGKIVFGWDEVLDSSIPNLANVVHWRAWIPEQSTKALSQGRWLVRSPYFPYYLDFVQTDDRSISPGLAYRNPDAASLRRIYEYDPFEEIEPDIPESVSGTETAQCSASGREAYLEGVPEQDAGQGRALENASLDRSGRFLGIQANAWTEYIRDGRRLEYMLFPRLLALAETAWNGRTRSSYEDFLRRLEAGHCGSSRGIFAQRGINFCPLYKD
- a CDS encoding cupin domain-containing protein: MFFFERDLKSVKLDATSERTIKAYGGNLMASEMHFAPGGVGALHSHPHEQIVYVLEGEADFTLGNETRRISRGDSIYVAPNVIHGVVAVTEFKALDVFSPQRQDFLSSK
- a CDS encoding DMT family transporter — encoded protein: MFTIFTNHPGEFAALGTSLCWTVTALAFENAAKRIGSLALNILRLAVALFIFMTINLALHGQPVPLDAGEQVWFWLTLSGLVGFVFGDIFLFQSYIDIGARTAQIIFVSSPLITALLGFLLLGEQIRPLGILGMFVVVGAIIWVIVGKGHIEAGKGSQSAQDDHPLAYQRNHPHRLRGIVFAFLGALGQSGGLILSKIGAPHYDPLRATEIRVIAGFIGFIVMALILGRLKEPVQALANRRALRSLSIGAFFGPFLGVSLGLFAVQRAPAGIAATLMGLTPILIVFPSVLLYKERLTLREVLGALIAVSGLALLFVF
- the msrB gene encoding peptide-methionine (R)-S-oxide reductase MsrB, coding for MKIIVIIIAGVVISSCVAHETAAEMAVGMAVKEKEACMIQKKADEANICVVPDEVLRKTLSPEQYAVAVQGGTERPFANAYWNNHEEGIYVDVIDRTPLFSSNSKYDSGTGWPSFWEPLDKNALVFIEDTSFGMHRVEVRSKSSGAHLGHVFTDGPEPTGLRYCMNSASLRFIPKSELEAAGLGEYLKQFKK
- the uvrB gene encoding excinuclease ABC subunit UvrB, whose product is MRPFHVVAPYEPAGDQPKAIQTLAQGVLAGDQYQTLKGVTGSGKTFTMAKIIEQVQKPTLVISHNKTLAAQLYREFKGFFPHNAVEYFVSYYDYYQPEAYVASRDLYIEKDASINDEIERMRLSATRSLMERQDVIIVATVSCIYGLATPEVYRKMTATVAVGETIDTNALMRRFVELQYERNDAVLDRGRFRRRGDTLEIYPAYLEEAYRIELDWDMVSRIRRFDPISGQVLEELDRALIYPAKQFVMPQDMIDRALEKIKAELAERYEFLQSTGKLLEAERLKTRVEYDIEMLTEMGYCPGIENYSAPLAGRGPGEPPDTLIDYFPKDHLTFIDESHVTLPQIGAMYAGDRSRKQSLVDYGFRLPSALDNRPLRYDEFVERLGATIFVSATPGPTELEQSTQVVEQVIRPTGLLDPEIEVRPSDGQMEDIYAEIRQRISNGERSLVLTLTKKMAEDLTDYLSGLGLRVRYIHSEVETIERVEILTQLRQGDFDVLVGINLLREGIDLPEVSFIAILDADKIGFLRSVTSLIQIIGRAARNAAGKVIMYADRMSDAMKAAIAETERRRSIQMAYNEAHGITPATVKKAIADILVRHQEEEKAAAVTSVEVLKKSYNILIPAQRQQLMKALEAEMLEHAKRLEFEQAAAIRDEISRIKNLSQGETRGRQEAES
- a CDS encoding sensor histidine kinase, giving the protein MLEAEAIVLPFRDFERVSGAELEEQKHWVADYRGLDLLYEFPVAVMVFNVHRQIVYINAKAKSFLADPHGDPFGLRPGEAFGCIHARETAGGCGTAKFCRFCGAAQGIASALSGAIDLQQCQIDRTRSQHHDQLDLLVWTKPFITHNQVFILAALIDISAEQRRDTFERIFLHDILNTASSIQSVLYLIDDKESGVREYLDLAKIAAEQLTEEIQTHRSIWDAEHGSLSVNASVVSVSSLLQKVGTLYNYMAEERGIQVVITPCGEKKIISDEVLLKRVVSNLVKNAIEACKTGDVVELRCFPKSDAVIIQIKNPAVISEEVQANIFKRAYSTKAKGRGWGTYAARLFVEDYLGGRISYVSNPEQGTIFTIQLPDDPVFPPGTNS